Sequence from the Pseudomonadota bacterium genome:
ATTTAAGGGAAACAAGGGCAATCGGGTTTTACAGGCAGGCAGCAAAAGAGGCCAAGAATAAGAGGGTAAAACAGATATTTCAGGCCCTTGTTGAGGTAGAAACAGACCACTTAAAACTGTCAGAGGAGAGACTGAGATAATGCAGTGAATAGTGATTAGTGAATTGTTGTAGATCGGCAGGATCTGTTAATTTTATACCATCAGATATTTCTTTTTGACTTCTTCGTTCGCTTCAAGTTCTGCAACTGTGCCCTCAAAGCGAATCCTGCCATTGTCAATAACGTAAACCCTGCTTATCATCTTAAGGGCGGATTTTATATTTTGTTCGGATAAAAAGATGCTGATCCCTGCATCCCTTAATTTTAGGATTTGTTTTTCAAGGTCGCGGACGATTAATGGTGCCAGCCCTTCAGTAGGCTCATCGAGGAGGAGAAGCTCCGGACTACCCATGAGTGCCCTTGCAATGGTAAGCATCTGTTGTTCGCCGCCACTTAAGTTCCCAGCCCTTCTTGTTCTTATCTCTTTGAGAGCAGGAAATAGTTCATATACTCTTTCCTTGTTCCATTCATTTCCCCTGCTATGAACAATCTCAAGATTATCATCTACCGTGAGGTCTGCAAAAACTCTTCTATCATCAGGAACATAGCCTATACCTTTCCTGAATAGTAAGTAAGGTTTTTCTCCTGTTATATTTTCCCCTTTGAACATGATGTTCCCTTCTTTTGGAGGAGTTAATCCCATTATGCTTCTTATTGTTGTGCTTTTCCCTGCCCCGTTTCTGCCGAGAAGACCTACCACTTCACCTTCAGAGACCTTAAGGGACACATCGAATAAGATATGACTCAATCCATAATAGGTATGTATTCCATTTACATCAAGCATACATCACTCCCGCCGAGGTAAGCATCCTGCACTGCCTGATTGCACCTTACTTCATCACAGGTGTCTTGAATAATCGTGGCGCCCCGGACCATAACCATAATCCTGTTTGCGATTCCAAAAACAATTTCCATGTCGTGCTCGCAGAACAGAATGGTGAGCCCCATCTTTTCTCTGAGTTGTTTGATAAGGTCAATACAGCGGGCTGTCTCATCTGGAGACATACCGGCAGTTGGTTCGTCAAGGATTAAAAACTCAGGATTTCCTCCCAGGGCAATAGCAATCTCAAGCACTTTCCTGTCACCATGGGAAAGGGCACCGCTTATGTTATTCCGTTTGTCTATAAGGCCAACATTTTTAAGTATCTCATTTGTCTCTTCAATCACCATTTTCGTCGCAGCGGTAAAAAGATTCCATGTCTTTTTCTCACGGGATAATATGGAAACCTGGACATTCTCAAAAATCGATAGTCTCTGGAATACATTGACGACCTGGAAAGAACGGGAAATACGCTTTCTGCAAATATCGTACGGAGGAAAACCGGTAATGTCTTCGTTCTTGAAAAAAACTTTGCCATTATCAGGTTTTAAAATCCCGGTGATGAGATTAAATAGTGTGGTTTTACCTGCCCCGTTAGGGCCGATTACCGCCACAATCTCGCCTTTATTCACCTCAAGATTTGCATTATTTACCGCTTTGAACCCGTCAAATGACTTCGAAATCGATTTTACTTTTAACACCAACTACTCCTTTATTACCGGCTCTATTATTCTCCGTTTCAGTTTTTCCTCCATATATCCGAGCACCCCGTTTGGAAGGAAAAATATCACAAGCATCATGATAATGCCAAGAACAAGCGCCCAATAGACAGTAAAGGTACTTACAAAAGTCCTGAGTGCTATTATTATTGCGGCCCCGAGCATTGGTCCCAGGAAGGTAAACCAGCCACCAAGCAAGCACATGATGAGAACCTCAAGTGAAAGTGTCCAGAAGAGCATGTCAGGAAAAA
This genomic interval carries:
- a CDS encoding ABC transporter ATP-binding protein, which gives rise to MLKVKSISKSFDGFKAVNNANLEVNKGEIVAVIGPNGAGKTTLFNLITGILKPDNGKVFFKNEDITGFPPYDICRKRISRSFQVVNVFQRLSIFENVQVSILSREKKTWNLFTAATKMVIEETNEILKNVGLIDKRNNISGALSHGDRKVLEIAIALGGNPEFLILDEPTAGMSPDETARCIDLIKQLREKMGLTILFCEHDMEIVFGIANRIMVMVRGATIIQDTCDEVRCNQAVQDAYLGGSDVCLM
- a CDS encoding ABC transporter ATP-binding protein, with amino-acid sequence MLDVNGIHTYYGLSHILFDVSLKVSEGEVVGLLGRNGAGKSTTIRSIMGLTPPKEGNIMFKGENITGEKPYLLFRKGIGYVPDDRRVFADLTVDDNLEIVHSRGNEWNKERVYELFPALKEIRTRRAGNLSGGEQQMLTIARALMGSPELLLLDEPTEGLAPLIVRDLEKQILKLRDAGISIFLSEQNIKSALKMISRVYVIDNGRIRFEGTVAELEANEEVKKKYLMV